The nucleotide window AAATAATGAGAACACTCGTGCTTAGAATCTCGGATTATAAAATACAGGTGGACGATGGAAAACAACCGAACAAGAGGTTTTATTTTGATTGCTTTTGATAACTCAAAACAAATGTTAATCAGATATCTTGTTCTCATTCTAAGTGTTTTTTTTCCGATATAAATGTTTTACCTGTTTGCATGTGGATTTAAGATTTTTGATGGTCTAACTAAACCCTCTCGTGTTTATAACAAAGCTAAGTTCTTAAGTCCGATCGCACGATTTTGTTTCTAATGTTACTCGTTCTCCTTTTCAATGGTTTTTAGGAAATTCGATGATTGACATTCCTGCATTTAACTGTGGCTTTtcatttttatatgatttagtaATGGTGATTACCATCAAAGTAACACATACACAATTACGGCGTAGCAGAAATTGtctgtaacaatttttttctaatataatttttttattttttacctcGCAAGAAACATttatatctttttgttttcGTATTTCTTTAAGGAAAAGGGAAAGGCAAAGCAAAAACAGAGGAGAGAAGACTAGGAAATCGTCGAATTCTTGGAGATATTGGTAACCTTGAAGGGCTTAAAACTACTGATGGCAAGCACATTTCACGGCCTATCACAaggttctctttttttttttcttcataattcAGTTGGATTGATCTACCAAAACATACAATTTATTTCTAAGCTAACTTGCTTGTTTCTTGTAGGAACCTTTATGCAAAACTTTTGGCAAATTCACAATCTACTGCCGTAAAAACAAAATGCTCTTTGCTAACTTTGTTAATGATCTTGAATTGAATGTCTATCTACtgctaattatatttattttcagaACTTTGTTCAACTTGAATTAGACAGTACAGCAAGTGTTCACAAGAAGCATGACTTAGAGGAAAGCGGTGAGCACGATAATGAAAGAAAGTTTAAGAAAAGATCTTGTAGGAAAGTCATGACTTTAACTGCAGAAATTACTGCACAGAGCAAGGTACTTCACTGTTGTTTATACCCTGCATGTGTCAGAAATACTAGTCCTCTAAGGATATGCATGATATATAAGGAGTTGAGAGTTGCTTGTTTTTTGGTTTGTACTCTTTGGATTCGGAGACATCCATGATGACATTGTTGAAGAGGATGTTCCACAAATCTAGACTCTCCCCGTTTGGGAGTTGCTTGCTTAACTGCTGGCTACCCACCCGTTGCTCGCCTCTCACCATGCTGTCATCCACTCATTCCACCTAATCTTATGCTCTCATCTCACCATGCTACCACACCATGCAGTACTCTCTCACCACCACTGGTCCAACGTGGCAGATCTTGCCTCTGCTTCTCTTAACTAGCAAGCAAATCTCGCCTCTCATCTCTGTctgatcatttttcttttcattttcctaTAATGATCTTTCTATTAAGTCTGGACTAATGATCTATTATGTATTTTAGACCTGCTCTGAATCCAATTTGGACCAGAGTTTAGCTTGGCCAAAAAATATTAGGAATTTGCAGATTCAGTATCACGCAAGGGACTAAAAACAAGACCAGTTGAAATTATCAAGTCAGCTCAAGGCTAAGCCAAACCCAATTCATTAACACCCCTAGTCCAAAATATACACTTGGAAACtaaattgatatttattttatactatgaaagattcaatttatataatCAAGGAACAATTGAACATGTTGCATAACTTACAAAGACCAATTtaatcatttactcatttataTAAAATCTTCAGTACACAAGGATCATTTAATTTTACTGATTTTCATAGATTTCAATTATATTTTGCCCAGGCTGCTAGAGAAGTCTTGTCTAAGCCTGATGAACAGCATGTTGACATCAATGCAGACAATGGTAATATTGATTTGGCAGTGGCTGAGTACCTTGATGATTTATACATATTCTATAAGCTAACAGAAGTATGTAGCATTCTCAACTCTTAAGCCTTGCACTGCTGTATCTATATCCTTTTCTTAATAGAATTTATGATGTAGGATGAGAGCCGAATTTCAGATTACATGAACTCACAGAATGAAATCAATGAGAAGATGAGGTCCATTACCGTGGACTGGCTCATTGATGTGCACTGGAGATTTAACCTAATGCCTGAGACACTCTATCTTACCATAAACATAATCGATCGATACCTCTCGTTGACAGTTATACCAAAAGCAGAATTACAGTTGGTGGGCATTTGCTCAATGCTCCTAGCTTGCAAATATGAAGAGATAGTAACTCCTAAGGTCACATTGCTTCTACCAAGCAACACATTTTGAACCTTTCTACTATTACTTTTATgcttcaatttctttgttttggCTGCAGGTTAAGGTCTTTGCTAAACTAACAGATGATGCTTACACCAACAAACAGATAGTGGACATGGAAAATGCAATCCTTGAAAAGTTAGAATGGTATCTAACAGTTCCCACACCCTACATGTTTTTAGATCAATTCATCAGAGTTCCTGAGCAGCCAGATATTGAGGTAACATATGTTGAGATTGCACTATTGCAATGCAAACTTGGTTCCATGGTttctttgatttgatatatttaaaCACAAACTGCAGCTGAAGAACATGGTTTTTTTCCTGGCTGAACTTGGTCTTATGCACTATCAAATTGTTCTGCACTGCCCCTCATTGATAGCTGCAGCAACAGTCCTTGCTGCACGTTATGCACTCAATCGGAATCCATTCTGGACTGAAATACTAAAACTCAGGACTGGCTATGTTGCAGAACAGATAATGTAAATCTCTATTTTGTTAATTCAAAGACACCTCTTTAACTTAATCTAAATGAAAGAGTGATTAAACACTTGAGATCTCTTTTAACAGGGAATGTTCAAAGATGTTAATCAGATTTCAGTCAAGTGCTGCGGATTCTAAATTGGATACCGTGATCCAAAAATTCTCAAGTCCAGAGAGAGGAGCTGTTGCACTTTTACCTCCGCCAGATCCCAAACACCAAGTCAATAACCTCACCTGAATCTTTTAATAAGTAGTTGCTTTTATAATTTTGGATTTCAGACCTCAAATTTTGATAAGAGTACCGAAGTACAGATTCAAAGATTTCATTTCTTAAGAAATTAATACTGTAATTAGCTTATTTTAATAACAAATCATGATATCATATCAAATTTAGATTCTAACTGAGAATATTGCAggcatattttttaaaataccaaGTACATTAGTTTTTTTCGAGAGTCGTAATGACAATCATCACAGCATACAAGGGATAAAACGAAAATACCAGATTACTTACTAATTAGAggttaattaaaaatgaaaagttGATTATGCCCTCTCGCCTCTGATTCTGCGTGCAAGTTGAATATCTTTGGGCATAATGGTGACTCTCTTGGCATGAATGGCGCAGAGATTAGTGTCTTCAAAGAGGCCAACAAGATATGCCTCAGCCGCTTCTTGGAGAGCAGAAACGGCGCTGCTCTGGAAACGAAGGTCGGTCTTGAAATCCTGAGCGATCTCCCGCACAAGTCTCTGGAACGGGAGCTTCCTTATGAGGAGCTCCGTGCTCTTTTGGTACTTCCTGATCTCCCTCAGAGCCACCGTCCCCGGCCTGAAACGGTGAGGTTTCTTCACTCCGCCGGTGGCCGGAGCTGACTTCCTGGCGGCTTTCGTGGCCAGCTGCTTCCTCGGAGCCTTTCCTCCGGTGGATTTGCGCGCTGTCTGCTTCGTACGAGccattttccctccaaaagAGATCTCAAAGAAAGTTGAAATTTGCGAAGAGTGATTCACAAGAAGTAGCAACTAGCAACACTAGATGGTATTTGAATTGATGCGAAGATCCCTTAGACTTGAAAGAATATATAGCAGTGAATTAGCGGGAACTTTTCCCCAAGGGGAGCAAAGATTGCAAATGGAGCGTTTTGGATCGTAGATTAAATCTTAATCAACGGTCTCGGTGCATTTTAAATCAAAAGCCTCGGATTACAATCCTTGTGCTTTTAAGGGGTTTTTTTTTAATCGGAGTGGagccaaaaaaaattagccaaattAGGATTCGTAATCAAGTTTTTTTTTGGCGGAGCGACTCAACTAAATCCATGTGGCGgaaaagttattaattttttttagttaaatatcaAAATGGTCCTAAATTTGTAATAGAGTTTCaatctcattttttaatttaaaatgaaaaaatatacggaatcaaaaaattatcagcaaaaaattaaataaaattacattaatttatattttatttttaattaatttaatttttttaatttacaatatttgttattaattgttgtttaattaaaatcaacattcgagtgttatcttttcaaatctgcTCCTAGGATCACAAAACAGAATCAAACCTGTTTTTTCACACTTCACACTCGAAATTCTTTGGGTGCTATACTGCATggttttctcttctcccttcatATCATTGACGGCGCCACCTCCTCTATTGGACCATCCAAGCGCCGCTCCATTCTCAAGTGAAGTATACGCTCTCGATTATTCATCCTATCATGACGGCTACAGTGTATGGTGCCTCATTGGTTACATCAGCAACGCCAACCTCATCCAGTCAAACAATCAAGAGAAGGGTGTGGTACAATACTTTCGGAAGAGAGCATCTTCCATGGCGTTTTCAACTCCGGAAGGCGGATCGATTAGTACATTTATCAATCCAACACAAGGCGATGAACAATTCAGTGTGGGTGAATTAGTTATTCAAGAGCAAGAAGGGTCGAAGGTATGTtgcataagcttctccttcgttgttaaaaattttataacaatGTGTTATTTGAATGTTTATTATTCatgttaattagattttttttagttcaaaaagtatatttatttaaaaaattctggCACAGTTATATATTGAGATGAGCAAAGTATGCTTAAAAATTGCTACTAAATACTTACCCAACATTTTCGAATCATAAGAATTGCCATCATTAAAGTATGCTTGACTCCCAGCTttgttttgtaatatttttttatggttttaattGGACTCATTCATTATATAGTAAGGAATGTTCTTAACTTGACAATGATTTTTTTCGGTCTCTTTAATTGAAGGTCGACGAAATTACCGATGATGTTGTAACTAGAAAGGATGAGTTAGACGACGGACACAAGGTTTGAATGTGCCATGTGAATGTTTCTAAGTCATGCTAATTAGATGTTTTTTAAGTCATATTAGACCTTTTACTGTgttaattttgtattattgacTAAGAAAGAATATGTGCTCTTTTTGGTAGTATTTATGCCTTGGCAAATTTTTTATGAGAATAATCTTTGATTTTACTTTTCATCTACTTTTTTAAGGTAGGTTACATCAATTTGGCATATGCTTTCAATATAGTATAACTCTATTATAAAGTGCTTTATGAATCCTGAAATGGTATTAGACCATATAatgatataaaagaaaaaaagtacagTGATGATTGTACACTTCACTAAAGTTCAAATATCATCTCTAGATTTATCATCATAGAATTTTACTGGAAATCTTCCCAGTTTACTATATAAAGGTGTTTTGTGATTTGTGAACCTATCAAATGTATTGGTTCCTTATGTGATTAACTCATTAACCATataaattcaaaccaatccAATATTCAATATATTGGGTTGGGCTAAAATTTTGGTTAGTATTTATAGTGAAACAAATCTGTATAATATAgatgtttttaaaattcaaaaagctcatttatttgaaaaattcagGTAcagttaaatatttatttgagaTATTATTAAAGTATGCTAAGAATTTGTATTAAATACTTACTGTGTTAGGGCTAGTTTTAATTCGTATCTAATTTTGCATATTGATGTTACAATTGCCGGATCATAGTGGTGTAAGTGAAGAGGAAATTTCAGTCATAGGAATGAGTTTTGGTTCGTTGCCTCTCGCACAgaaattttatgcaaattatgcaaaaaaaaagtgGAGTTCGTTACTAAAATTAGGAACACGAATTTCGATAAGACGCATAATGAATCAAAGATACCGGTTAATTAATCTATTTACTGCACGCGAGAAGGTTATTGAGAGTCTAGGGTGAACGCAGCAACTCGAGCAAACAGAATTGCAGCCACGAGATGCAGAGTAAGGATGTATGTCGTGCTGGACAAGGAGAAGGAAAGTTGGGTTGTGTCTAGATTAGAACTGATGCATTCTCACTCCTGTTCGGCTAAGAAAGCTGTCCACTATCATGAGTACCGGAAGCTGACCATGCATGCTAAGTGCGTCATACGGATAACGACGAGGCTGAAATACGACCCAACAAGACGTATCTAGCACTGGCAAACGAGGTTGGTAGGTCCGCAAACCTGGATTTTTCAGAAAATGATGTCAGAAATTACATCACACGCAATCTCCGATGCTCCGATGACAATGAGGACTTTCAGGGGATGATGAATTATTTCGTTCGAATGAAGGAGATCAATCCCAACTTCTGTTATGCCATAGATGTTGACGATGCTAATAAATTTAAGAGCACACTATGGGTAGATGTAAGGTGTAGGGCTTCGTATGAATATTACGGAAAAGTGGTGTCGTTTGACACCACTTACAGAAGAAACAGGTCTGTATACTTATTGGTGAATTGCAAGAGCagttatttgttaaatttgtctTGTTGCCTCACAGTTGTTTTTGCTCTTTCCACAGGCATGGTCTGCCGTTTGCATCCTTTGTAGGTGTAAACCACCATGGGAAGTCTACTCTATTTGGCTGTGCTTTACTTGGGAGCGAGGAGATCCCTAGTTTTGAGTGGGTGTTCACGCAGTAGGTGAGATGCGTCGGGACTGCACCAATGGGGATTATCACTGACCAGTGCAAGGCGATGGCTGGTGCTATTAGGAAGGTCCTACCTGACACTGTCCACCGATGGTGCTTCTGGCACATAATGAAGAAATCACAATTCAAGCTCGATAGATACGCTAGGTACGGAGAATTGAATGCAATGATGAATCACATTGTGTGGAATTCTCCTTCGACTGAATCATTCGAGGCTGATAGGGCTGGTTTCATCAAACAATTTAACTTAGGCCACAACAGATGGTTAGCAGGTAGGTGATTGTTAAATTATATCCCGTCTGTTGGTTTTTAGTTGCCTATTTATTCACTTCATGTTATTTTTGCTGCCTTGATTCCATTCTTATGTTTATGCTAAGAAATGTAGCTGAGTTTTCTACCTCTATAGACAGTGGATGTTcttttcaatatataattttttttcgtaGTGTGTCTGGatgtctttttaatttattttatcacTGCGTTGGAAGTGAGGTCATCATGTTGTTTATAAGCGGCACTCTTAtgcatttgttttttttttggcagACCTTTATGCGAATCGACGGAAGTGGGTTCTAATATTCTTTAAGAGTAAATTTTGGGCAGGCATGAGGAGTACACAGCGAAGTGAAAGTATGCACGTATTTATGGTGGATACCTACATTGCAAGAGTGGGTTGGTTCAGTTCGTCCATGAATACGACAATATGCTTGGAAACAAGGAGCTGGAAGATGATGCTGCGGACTCGAAAGGAGTCATCCCATGTATAGGGAGCACGGGCATTGAGAGACAATTTCAACAGGAATACACTAGTAGTATGTTTAGAACTCTTCAACTGGAGGTAAGAAAAAAACCGATTGCGTGGTTAGATTAATTGAACAAAAGGGAGATATAATTTCTATTAAAGTGGACGAGCAGAAGGTATTTTGGGGGAAGCCTGTCTACGATACTTTCAGGGTCGAGTTTGACCCTTTGAGTCGAAAGGGTTAGTGTGAGTGCAACAAATTTGAATTCGCTGGTATATTGTGTTGCCACACCTTGCGGTTTGGTCATACTACATAGTTGACACAGTACCGAACTGCTATGTTCTTCCTCGATGGAGTAAGAATATCATCCACAAGCAAACTTACATCAAGAGTAACCATGACGTGGCTCGGAGTGATGAAAGCAACAACTTGTTCAGGCATCTGTATTCAGAGTTCTATAACGTTGCGCAAGAGTTTGTTGCTTGTGATGAGGAAGCAGCCATCTTGCGAGCTGCCCTTTGGAATGCAAAGTCCAAGCTGACTGATTACCGTGCCAGCATGCGTTCCACTACCGTTGTTGTGTCTCAAAATACCATTCCCACATAGAGCACAAGCGGTGCTATTGTACATGACATACAGGGACCCTCAAGAGTCAAAACCAAAGGACGACCGAAGAGTAAGAGACTTGGAGCAGAGTTTGACAAGTCAATTAAGAAGTCAATgcaaaaaaaggaagaggaaatcACATCCAGTATGTGTTAGAAGCGacgtatattttaaatttttcttacgAAATGGTGTTCTTGATTAATGTATGTTGTTCTGTTTGTGTTGTGCGTCTTGTAGGATGAGGTTGACCTTCAGTCAAATAATGATCATCATGGGTCCCTTAATAAAAGATTTGAGGATTCTACTATGTGGAATTCATCGAATGGTGGCGGATTCATGCACCTGTTGAATTCTTTTAGGCATATATAGTTAGGGTTCTTGGTGTGAGTTTGGTGTCATTCTTTAGATACAACTTAATAAACTATTCCCTTTTCTGTTTTGTCACTTGCAGTTATCCTGTTTTGAAGTATTCAttcaaaaaaacaaaagcacaatttttgttatctttttcCCATTTATCGTTTATTAAGGTTTTAAATAAACGAATTGTCACATATTTGTTCGCAAAAATTAAATGGTTTAAATCCGCCTTGAAAACGGACGAAGAGattcaaaaacaaaacaaaaacaaaacgcATTGACGTCTCAATGAAGTGCACGCAGTCGCTAATGCGTAACACATGAAACAAAGAAATCGTATACGAAACCATCCATTTTACAATAAGAAGAAACATCCGAGTGCCTACCAGAGACACCATCCACTTAAAATCCTACCTTCTGTAGACTGATCACGACCGAAGGCCGTGCAAtgctttaatttccagcaactTCACAATTCAAGCATTAGAAAAcagtgataaaaaaaataaataacgcCCCCATTTAGTTAACACCACGCTAGTTAATGGACAGAATTGCCACTTAAGCATAGACATGAACAAAAGGGTTAGGTACACCGATCAGAGTTGATTCAATATTATCAATATGCAATGCATTGTGTAATGAACTAGTGACATCACTAACTTGGAAACTTATTGCTTGAGAATCCTGAAATAACTAATATATGAAACCTGTTGTCGAGTATCTAACAAAACATGAGCCACTCACTCATCAATGAAGTACTAACAAGTTCAAATGCCTTAAACatgataaaacataaaatagatccagaaccatccaatttacaaagaaaaagaaacatcttAATTCCTAGCTCAAGCACCATCCACTCAGAGGTTTTCGATTAATTGTCACCATCAACTTGAGAAAATCAGCAACGTGAAATCCTAAACCTGCAGTGAAAGAGGATTTATCAGGCTCACACGAAACGAGGTTAAGCCAGAAAATGCCATATTAAGCTACATAACTCTATCACAAGGAAACCATAGATGTAGTAAGGTAGGTGTCTATATTGATGTTTACTTACCTAGTCAAAAATTCTTCTTCCGCTATCTTCCCCCCTTGTTTGGCTTTCTAGTGGGTAACCCTACATGCTGTAGTATGCTCTTCGTGCTTGGTGCTTTGAAAGGTGATCTCACAGCCTTAGTCTTTTTCCTTGGCTGGTTTTGGCGCACATGATGGCTGTCCAATGCCTGCAGCGCCTTTCCAATTTCTGAATTATGAGGACCCATCACTATGTCTAATATGATCTCCCTTATAAACTCCTGTACAACGTCCTGCATGGCAATTACGTATTGGAGGGTAATTTTAAAAACGAGAAAGAAATTGACTAGAAAGGGGTTCAACTTAATTGTTATAACATATTTAAATTCACCTTGTCCCAATGCTGCAAGGGTTTATCTAAACTCCAAAACTGCATGAATTTGCTGACGAATACACCACAATCACAACTATATGtacaaacacaaaatattatttcCAACCATGATATCATTATCAAGTGAAGTGATATTAATACTATTGTTAGGTGTATTTTTAACTGACCCGTTATGCTGTTGTAGGACGCTAGGATAGAAACGAGGTAGGCCGTTCTCCGTGTGCTTATATGTCGGCATAGAGACTTTCGCCATGTCTTTAATGATTCTCCCTGGAAATCAGCAACACGTTAGCAATCTTATAGTTTTAATTACTAAGTCTAATGGCAAACTAATTGGTTGTCATATACCTACTGCATAAGCATGtatttttaatctttcattCTTAGGCTCTCCTGTATTCATACTATCCAGCACCCACAGCCTTTTCTGAGCAATCTCAAAGGCATACAGCCACCAATGATGATCAATATAGACTAGGGCAAACCATTTTGACGGAAACAGAAATATCAAAGCATTTACATGATCTAGTTAGTCACCAAATAGACATAGTCGctaaatttctaaaatatttaacGTGTTACGGTACATCCAATGAAATGAAAGCCAATGACATCTCAATTAAGTACACGCAAATTCAATGCTTGAGACATGAAAACTAAAAACCATATTCAGAACCATCAAATTGACAATTAAGGGGAACATCCTATTGCCTATCACAAGGaacatccaagtaataaacacGGGGTGTAAGCACTTAAACAAAAACATCAACCTTCAAGCATTAGCCCATACAAGAACCATACAGTTTTTTTCAACTAGCGCATTAACTTACCCATTTTTGCATGGAAGCTACTATTTTGTCAAAAAATCTAGAATCATCACCGAACTGAGGACCCAGCCCCGCATAACTAACGGTGGGAACCTCCCTGAAGGAATCCAAGTTCCTCTTTTGCAGCATAGTTTCCTGTTAAAAAAGGACTATTTAGGTTCAGATCTCAAatcattattgataagaatccGCAAAATCGTGCATACCAAAATTCCTGGAGGAATACAGTAAAAGTCATCCTTAAACCGCAACGATTCTGAGTCATTAAAGGTTCAACACATCTACTGAACAATCTGCATAATTTAGCCACCATATATATTAAGAAACATATTCATTCTATCAATGTGTTAGTATATTATACTTACATTGCTGGTGACCCAGTGCCGGGGCAACAGTGAGCAGATGTCCTCTCAGACCAATGATAGATGCTGCCTTCCATCATAGGACGCCACAACCTGACTTTGCTCCAACGATCCATTGGCTGCCCATCGTCGTACTCGTTCCTCATCATCCTTGTCCAGCTTTTGCCCTTTTAGAAGTGGATGCACCTTAATAAGAGTACATTGCATATACTTCTGTTCCGTCCGAGTATTGCCCGGTGAGATTTTCTTGCTTGGTGGGCTAGGAGTCATCCAAGACGAAGTGGCTAGCATCACGGTCTGCAGTGGCCTCGTGTTCTGCAGTTGCTCAAAGTATTGTCATATTCGTTCACTCTCGGGGTCTCGGTTCGACAGGAAATTGGGATTACTGCAAGAAATGCAACCGATGTTTGAGAAATGGCAGTTGTATACGAATACAATCCCTAATTCACTAACAAGCAAAATAGACCACAAAATGAAATAGTTTTAATTAGGAGACTTGCCCGTCCAACTCTCATTCTTCATGTTGCACTAGAGCAACGAAGAGTGTTCCTGCGTCGAGAACTATAGAGCAGGTGTTTCATGGGTTTCCTTATCCTGATTGAGGTTGCCTTCTGTTGGTTCGGCACTTGGTTTTTGTTGGTCAACTCCCTGGCTATAGAGTCGGCACATCTGCTTTGAAAGAGGCTCattctcctcatcatcatcTGTGCTAATTGGGAGATCCTTTTcgtcatatttttttttggtggaCCTACGTGATTGGTCCTTTTTAGCCCCACCCTTTTTTTGGACAGCTCCCCTGCTAGGCTGTTTTATGTATAACGAATATGTTGTGTGAAGAAACATCCAAGCACATTCAAATGAACCTAATAAACTTAAGCAAAGCAAGTCGATGATTTAAAAGGTAGACAACAATAATCGTATACTCACTCTCGGGCTAGTTTTTTATCGTTCGGCGCGCTGTGAACTTCTCCTTGTTGGAGGTGGAGATGTTGTGCATCCCCTTGGTCGTCTTTCCTTTGATACATGCTTACTCTCTCCACCGACTGACCTCCCCTATTTGAAGCAATAGCATGAACCAAATTAACAATGGCGAAGTAAGCTTGTTAACACGCTAAAGCCTTAAAACGTGCTAGATCCTGAACTCTCCAAAATTATACACTGAACCATCTAAAATTAGTGAACAAAGATTCAAGTAACTCAGCAACATATCAGTATATCACATACAAATAACAGTACTGGAGCCTGAACTCTCCAAACTAATGTAtaggaaattaattttatacaagTTATTATCTTCATAAAAAAAAGGCAAACGGAATTTATTAATGGTCATTGTGTCCTACCAGCATGACGAACATGCAGCATTCACACGTTTTGTTCCCTTTCAGCTTATACTTCTCGACTGccttgtcgaaccacttcaggATTTCCAACTACCAGTTGAATCTTCGTAGATCAGAAACATCTAACACGGGGTAGATGTGCCATGGAGAAAGTACATGTTGAGTGGTGGGGCACAAGAACATCTTCATCACCACCAGTATGAAATATCTCTTGAACTCCATCCTATCTGATTCTGTGGCCATTGGACAACTGTAAACTAAATTCCGGAGCTCGGTTGTTGTCCATCTATGGAACCGATTTTTGATGGCGACGTGGCATGGATTACTGTCATTCAGTACTGGAAATGGATCCCCTACAACATGTTCATGTGTTATTCCATGTTAATATGTATGCATAAGCAAAGATATTTACACCAGCTTGCCTATGCAAAACTAGGTAAACAAGACAGCAGAAGTTACCTCAGGACGAAATGCCGAAAACCTTCCCGATTAACTCGGCATTGAGGTGGATGTTGCCAATGTCGAGTATAAAAGTTCTCGGCTTAACTTGATATGACTCAGCTAGGTGAACCATGATGGCATGCTTTACCAACCAATTTGGAACAAGCCTCAAGAATCTGAAATCAATCTCATCAATCTCTGCAAGCTTCTCAACAGAGTTATTTTTTGACAGCGTGCTCATCATGTCATGTATGTAGATGGGCGAGCATCGGGACTCTAACAATTTCTGGTAATTGTTACACTAGTTGTAAGTCACACATAAGATAATGCCGACTTTTAAAATGTGAATGGTAGATATGATTTTACCTTTTTCCCCATGTTGGTTAGGTTTTACTACAAATCAATCCTGCTGCGGTCTTACAAGGAACAACCCCTCAAAACTGCATAtaggaaaacaacaacaatttcaCTATCCATAATACAATTATTTCACCATCCGAAACACAAATCAGCCAACGTTTATTATAATTTCACCACCCAAAATCCGGAACACAATTAAGAAAACAGCAACAATCAATTAC belongs to Arachis duranensis cultivar V14167 chromosome 8, aradu.V14167.gnm2.J7QH, whole genome shotgun sequence and includes:
- the LOC107461484 gene encoding G2/mitotic-specific cyclin S13-7, with protein sequence MENNRTRGKGKGKAKTEERRLGNRRILGDIGNLEGLKTTDGKHISRPITRNLYAKLLANSQSTANFVQLELDSTASVHKKHDLEESGEHDNERKFKKRSCRKVMTLTAEITAQSKAAREVLSKPDEQHVDINADNGNIDLAVAEYLDDLYIFYKLTEDESRISDYMNSQNEINEKMRSITVDWLIDVHWRFNLMPETLYLTINIIDRYLSLTVIPKAELQLVGICSMLLACKYEEIVTPKVKVFAKLTDDAYTNKQIVDMENAILEKLEWYLTVPTPYMFLDQFIRVPEQPDIELKNMVFFLAELGLMHYQIVLHCPSLIAAATVLAARYALNRNPFWTEILKLRTGYVAEQIMECSKMLIRFQSSAADSKLDTVIQKFSSPERGAVALLPPPDPKHQVNNLT
- the LOC107461485 gene encoding histone H3.2, with protein sequence MARTKQTARKSTGGKAPRKQLATKAARKSAPATGGVKKPHRFRPGTVALREIRKYQKSTELLIRKLPFQRLVREIAQDFKTDLRFQSSAVSALQEAAEAYLVGLFEDTNLCAIHAKRVTIMPKDIQLARRIRGERA